The following proteins are encoded in a genomic region of Stutzerimonas balearica DSM 6083:
- a CDS encoding acetyl-CoA carboxylase biotin carboxylase subunit codes for MIKKLLIANRGEIAVRIVRACAEMGVRSVAVFSEADRHALHVKRADEAHFIGEDPLAGYLNPRKLVNLAVETGCDALHPGYGFLSENAELAEICAQRGIKFVGPKAEVIRRMGDKTEARRSMMAAGVPCTPGTEGNVADLEEALREAERIGYPVMLKATSGGGGRGIRRCNSKEELTQAYPRVISEATKAFGSAEVFLEKCIVNPKHIEAQVLADSFGNTVHLFERDCSIQRRNQKLIEIAPSPQLTPEQRAYIGDLAVKAAKAVGYENAGTVEFLLADGEVYFMEMNTRVQVEHTITEEITGIDIVREQIRIASGLPLSIKQEDIQYRGYALQFRINAEDPRNNFLPCFGKITRYYAPGGPGVRTDTAIYTGYTIPPYYDSMCLKLIVWALTWEEALARGSRALDDMRVQGVKTTATYYQQILANPEFRSGQFNTSFVDNHPELLNYSIKRKPGELALAIAAAIAAHAGL; via the coding sequence GTGATCAAGAAGCTGCTGATCGCCAACCGAGGGGAAATCGCCGTACGCATCGTGCGTGCCTGCGCCGAGATGGGCGTTCGCTCGGTGGCGGTATTCTCCGAGGCCGACCGCCATGCGCTGCACGTCAAGCGTGCCGACGAGGCCCACTTCATCGGCGAGGACCCGCTGGCCGGCTACCTGAACCCGCGCAAGCTGGTGAACCTGGCCGTGGAGACCGGTTGCGATGCTCTGCACCCGGGCTACGGCTTCCTCTCCGAGAACGCCGAGCTGGCGGAAATCTGTGCGCAGCGCGGGATCAAGTTCGTCGGCCCGAAGGCCGAGGTGATCCGCCGCATGGGCGACAAGACCGAGGCCCGGCGCAGCATGATGGCCGCGGGCGTGCCCTGCACGCCCGGTACCGAAGGCAACGTCGCCGATCTCGAGGAAGCGCTGCGCGAAGCCGAACGCATCGGCTATCCGGTGATGCTCAAGGCGACTTCCGGTGGCGGTGGCCGTGGCATCCGTCGCTGCAACTCGAAGGAAGAACTGACCCAGGCCTACCCGCGGGTCATTTCCGAGGCGACCAAGGCGTTCGGCAGTGCCGAGGTGTTTCTGGAGAAGTGCATCGTCAACCCGAAGCACATCGAGGCCCAGGTGCTGGCCGACTCGTTCGGCAACACCGTGCACCTGTTCGAGCGCGACTGTTCGATCCAGCGGCGCAACCAGAAGCTCATCGAGATCGCGCCGAGCCCGCAGCTCACGCCCGAGCAGCGTGCCTATATCGGTGATCTGGCGGTGAAGGCGGCGAAGGCGGTCGGCTACGAGAACGCCGGCACCGTGGAGTTCCTGCTCGCCGACGGCGAGGTGTACTTCATGGAAATGAACACCCGCGTGCAGGTCGAGCACACCATCACCGAGGAAATCACCGGCATCGACATCGTCCGCGAGCAGATTCGCATCGCCTCGGGCCTGCCGCTGTCGATCAAGCAGGAAGACATCCAGTACCGCGGCTACGCGTTGCAGTTCCGCATCAACGCCGAGGACCCGCGCAACAACTTCCTGCCCTGTTTCGGCAAGATCACCCGCTACTACGCCCCGGGCGGCCCGGGCGTACGCACCGACACGGCGATCTACACCGGCTACACCATCCCGCCGTACTACGACTCGATGTGCCTGAAGCTGATCGTCTGGGCGCTGACCTGGGAAGAGGCGCTGGCGCGCGGTTCGCGTGCGCTCGACGACATGCGCGTGCAGGGCGTGAAGACCACCGCCACCTATTACCAGCAGATCCTGGCCAACCCGGAATTCCGCAGCGGGCAGTTCAACACCAGCTTCGTCGACAACCATCCGGAACTGCTGAACTACTCGATCAAACGCAAGCCGGGCGAACTTGCCCTGGCCATCGCCGCCGCCATTGCCGCCCACGCAGGCCTGTGA
- a CDS encoding aspartate kinase: MHTVEKIGGTSMSRFEEVLDNIFIGQREGDALYQRVFVVSAYSGMTNLLLEHKKTGEPGVYQRFADAQNEEAWRESLEQVRQRMLEKNAELFASEYELHAANQFINKRIDDAAECMYSLHKLCSYGHFQLSEHLMKVREMLASLGEAHSAFNSVLALKQRGVNARLADLTGWHRDTPLPFEEMIRDSFAGIDFNRELVVATGYTHCSEGLMNTFDRGYSEITFAQIAAATGAREAIIHKEFHLSSADPNLVGADKVVTIGRTNYDVADQLSNLGMEAIHPRAAKTLRRAGVELRIKNAFEPHHAGTLISQDYKSEKPCVEIIAGRKDVFGIEVFDQDMLGDVAYDIEITKLLKQLKLYVVNKDSDANSITYYASGSRKLINRAAKLIEEQYPAAEVSVHNVAIVSAIGSDLKVKGILAKTVAALAEAGISIQAVHQSIRQVEMQCVVNEEDYDAAVAALHRALIEPENHGDVIAAA, encoded by the coding sequence ATGCATACCGTAGAAAAAATCGGCGGCACTTCGATGAGCCGCTTCGAGGAAGTCCTCGACAACATCTTCATCGGCCAGCGTGAGGGCGACGCGCTGTACCAGCGCGTGTTCGTCGTCTCGGCCTACAGCGGCATGACCAACCTGCTGCTCGAGCACAAGAAGACCGGCGAGCCAGGCGTCTACCAGCGCTTTGCCGACGCGCAGAACGAGGAAGCCTGGCGCGAGAGCCTCGAGCAGGTTCGCCAGCGCATGCTGGAAAAGAACGCCGAGCTGTTTGCCAGCGAATACGAGCTGCATGCCGCCAACCAGTTCATCAACAAGCGCATCGACGATGCCGCCGAGTGCATGTACAGCCTGCACAAGCTGTGCAGCTACGGGCACTTCCAGCTGTCCGAGCACCTGATGAAGGTGCGCGAGATGCTCGCCTCGCTGGGTGAGGCGCACAGCGCCTTCAACTCGGTGCTGGCGCTCAAGCAGCGCGGCGTGAACGCCCGCCTGGCCGATCTCACCGGCTGGCATCGCGATACGCCGCTGCCGTTCGAAGAGATGATCCGCGACAGCTTCGCCGGCATCGACTTCAACCGCGAACTGGTCGTCGCCACCGGCTACACGCACTGCAGCGAAGGCCTGATGAACACCTTCGACCGCGGCTACAGCGAGATCACCTTCGCCCAGATCGCCGCCGCCACCGGCGCGCGCGAGGCGATCATCCACAAGGAATTCCACCTCTCCTCGGCCGACCCTAACCTGGTCGGGGCCGACAAGGTGGTGACCATCGGCCGTACCAACTACGACGTCGCCGACCAGCTGTCGAACCTCGGCATGGAAGCGATCCACCCGCGCGCGGCCAAGACCCTGCGCCGTGCCGGTGTCGAGCTGCGCATCAAGAACGCCTTCGAGCCGCACCACGCCGGCACCCTGATCAGCCAGGACTACAAGTCGGAAAAGCCCTGCGTGGAGATCATCGCCGGGCGCAAGGACGTCTTCGGCATCGAGGTGTTCGATCAGGACATGCTCGGCGACGTGGCCTACGACATCGAGATCACCAAGCTGCTCAAGCAGCTCAAGCTCTACGTGGTGAACAAGGACTCGGACGCCAACAGCATCACCTACTACGCCTCCGGTTCGCGCAAGCTGATCAACCGCGCGGCCAAGCTGATCGAAGAGCAGTACCCGGCGGCCGAGGTCAGCGTGCACAACGTGGCGATCGTCTCGGCGATCGGCTCGGACCTCAAGGTCAAGGGCATCCTCGCCAAGACCGTCGCCGCGCTGGCCGAGGCCGGCATCAGCATCCAGGCGGTGCACCAGTCGATCCGCCAGGTGGAAATGCAGTGCGTGGTCAATGAGGAAGACTACGACGCCGCGGTTGCTGCGCTGCACCGCGCGCTGATCGAGCCGGAGAATCATGGCGACGTGATCGCTGCCGCCTGA
- the zwf gene encoding glucose-6-phosphate dehydrogenase, giving the protein MSISCDMLVFGGTGDLALHKLIPALYHLHREGRLHRDVRVLALARKKLDRAAYLALAERHCRAQVARGDFTSEAWQAFATRLDYLPLDATQRSEFVRLAHHLGEAGKRVRVHYLATAPDLFEPIAANLESAGLAGDDARIVLEKPIGHSLDSALEINEAIGAVFPESRIYRIDHYLGKETVQNLMALRFANALFEPIWRAGHIDHVQITVAETLGVENRGGYYDHAGAMRDMLQNHLLQLLCLVAMEAPVRFDAKHIRGEKVKVLEALKPITGNDVLDKTVRGQYGAGRIGGHDVPAYYFEPNIDNDSDTETFVAVQAEVDNWRWAGVPFYLRTGKRMARKRSEIIITFKQVPHLLFKKGEVNRLVISLQPEECISLQLMAKAPGKGMQLEPVELDLNLAHAFSSTRRWEAYERLLLDVIEGDSTLFMRRDEVEAAWRWVDPILEGWQGHYRKPRPYPAGEDGPEQARQLVERHGHQWWR; this is encoded by the coding sequence GTGTCGATTTCCTGTGACATGCTCGTGTTCGGCGGAACCGGTGACCTGGCTCTGCACAAGCTGATCCCCGCGCTCTACCACCTGCATCGTGAAGGCCGACTGCACCGCGACGTGCGCGTCCTCGCGCTGGCACGCAAGAAGCTCGATCGCGCCGCCTACCTGGCCCTGGCCGAACGGCATTGCCGCGCCCAGGTCGCCCGTGGCGACTTCACCAGCGAGGCCTGGCAGGCCTTCGCCACCCGCCTGGACTACCTGCCGCTGGATGCCACCCAGCGCAGCGAATTCGTCCGCCTGGCGCATCACCTCGGCGAAGCCGGCAAGCGCGTGCGGGTCCACTACCTGGCCACCGCGCCGGACCTGTTCGAACCCATCGCCGCCAACCTGGAAAGCGCAGGGCTGGCCGGTGACGATGCACGCATCGTGCTGGAAAAGCCGATCGGCCACTCGCTGGACTCGGCACTGGAAATCAACGAGGCGATCGGCGCGGTATTTCCCGAATCGCGCATCTACCGGATCGACCACTACCTGGGCAAGGAAACGGTGCAGAACCTCATGGCGCTGCGCTTCGCCAACGCGCTGTTCGAGCCGATCTGGCGCGCCGGGCATATCGACCACGTGCAGATCACCGTGGCCGAAACCCTCGGCGTGGAGAACCGCGGCGGCTACTACGACCATGCCGGCGCCATGCGCGACATGTTGCAGAACCACCTCCTGCAGCTGCTCTGCCTGGTGGCGATGGAGGCGCCGGTGCGCTTCGACGCCAAGCACATCCGCGGCGAGAAGGTGAAGGTGCTCGAGGCGCTCAAGCCGATCACCGGCAACGACGTGCTGGACAAGACCGTGCGCGGCCAGTACGGCGCCGGGCGCATTGGCGGGCACGACGTGCCGGCCTATTACTTCGAGCCGAACATCGACAACGACAGCGACACCGAAACCTTTGTCGCGGTGCAGGCCGAGGTCGACAACTGGCGCTGGGCTGGCGTGCCCTTCTACCTGCGCACCGGCAAACGCATGGCGCGCAAGCGTTCGGAGATCATCATCACCTTCAAGCAGGTGCCGCACCTGCTGTTCAAGAAGGGCGAGGTCAACCGCCTGGTCATCAGCCTGCAGCCGGAGGAATGCATCAGCCTGCAGCTGATGGCCAAGGCACCGGGCAAGGGCATGCAGCTCGAGCCGGTGGAGCTGGATCTCAACCTGGCCCATGCCTTCAGCAGCACCCGCCGCTGGGAGGCCTATGAGCGTCTGCTGCTGGACGTGATCGAAGGCGACTCGACGCTGTTCATGCGCCGCGACGAGGTGGAGGCGGCCTGGCGCTGGGTCGATCCGATTCTCGAAGGCTGGCAGGGCCACTACCGCAAGCCGCGCCCCTACCCGGCGGGCGAGGACGGCCCCGAACAGGCGCGCCAGCTCGTCGAACGGCATGGCCACCAGTGGTGGCGCTGA
- the hexR gene encoding transcriptional regulator HexR encodes MNLLQHIAQSRSLLRKSELKVADHVLLDPAAVMHSSMADLAHTVGVSEPTIVRFCRAIGCLGFQDLKLKLAQSLAAGASFGQFSISEQDAIGDISQKIFDTTLHTLMEVRERLDLQALERAVAAIARAERVEFYGFGASGAVATDAQHKFFRLLLSAAAYSDPHMQAMSAVTLKPSDVAICISQSGRSKDLLITANVVRETGATLITLCPSQTPLAELATINLAIDVQEDTEIYTPLTSRIAHLVVIDVLAMGVAMARGPSLVNHLKSVKRSLRSLRLSPKTVKHDD; translated from the coding sequence GTGAATCTGCTGCAACACATCGCCCAATCCCGAAGCCTGCTGCGCAAATCGGAACTGAAGGTCGCCGATCATGTGTTGCTCGATCCGGCGGCGGTCATGCACAGCTCCATGGCCGATCTGGCCCATACGGTTGGCGTCAGCGAGCCGACCATCGTGCGTTTCTGCCGGGCCATCGGCTGCCTGGGCTTCCAGGACCTCAAGCTCAAGCTGGCGCAGAGCCTGGCGGCGGGCGCCAGCTTCGGGCAGTTCTCGATCAGCGAGCAGGACGCCATCGGCGACATCAGCCAGAAGATCTTCGACACCACCCTGCACACCCTGATGGAAGTGCGCGAGCGCCTCGACCTCCAGGCCCTGGAGCGCGCCGTGGCGGCCATCGCCCGCGCCGAGCGGGTGGAGTTCTACGGCTTCGGCGCCTCCGGCGCGGTGGCCACCGACGCGCAGCACAAGTTCTTCCGCCTGCTGCTGTCGGCGGCGGCCTATTCGGACCCGCACATGCAGGCGATGTCGGCGGTGACGCTCAAGCCTTCGGACGTGGCGATCTGCATCTCGCAGTCCGGTCGCTCCAAGGACCTGCTGATCACCGCCAACGTGGTCCGCGAGACCGGCGCCACGCTGATCACCCTGTGCCCGAGCCAGACCCCGCTGGCGGAGCTGGCGACCATCAACCTGGCGATCGACGTGCAGGAAGACACCGAGATCTACACGCCGCTGACCTCGCGCATCGCCCACCTGGTGGTGATCGACGTACTGGCGATGGGCGTGGCGATGGCGCGCGGGCCGAGCCTGGTCAACCACCTCAAGAGCGTCAAGCGCAGCCTGCGCAGCCTGCGCCTGTCGCCCAAGACGGTGAAGCACGACGACTGA
- a CDS encoding PA3496 family putative envelope integrity protein, with the protein MLPNIDESVSPLDAKARRKAQDVRRMRYRRAIESYAEQRRLQALLDPFAEPSALTAQQAWVQNRQSVSPAH; encoded by the coding sequence ATGCTGCCGAACATCGACGAATCCGTTTCGCCACTCGACGCCAAGGCCCGCCGCAAGGCCCAGGATGTGCGTCGCATGCGCTATCGCCGCGCCATCGAGAGCTATGCCGAGCAGCGCCGGCTGCAGGCGCTGCTCGATCCCTTCGCCGAGCCCTCGGCGCTTACTGCGCAGCAGGCCTGGGTGCAGAACCGCCAAAGCGTGTCGCCAGCGCACTGA
- a CDS encoding ectoine synthase yields MIVRTLAECEATDRKVHSQTGTWNSTRMLLKDDNVGFSFHITTIYAGSETHIHYQNHFEAVYCISGNGEIETTADGKIYRIEPGTLYVLDKHDEHLLRGGSEDMKLACVFNPPLNGREVHDESGVYPLEAETIA; encoded by the coding sequence ATGATCGTAAGAACCCTGGCCGAATGCGAAGCCACCGACCGCAAGGTCCACAGCCAGACCGGCACCTGGAACAGCACGCGCATGCTGCTCAAGGACGACAACGTCGGCTTCTCGTTCCACATCACCACCATCTACGCCGGTAGCGAGACCCACATCCACTACCAGAACCACTTCGAGGCGGTGTACTGCATCAGTGGCAACGGCGAGATCGAGACCACTGCCGACGGCAAGATCTACCGGATCGAGCCGGGCACGCTCTATGTGCTCGACAAGCACGACGAGCACCTGCTGCGCGGCGGCAGCGAGGACATGAAGCTGGCCTGCGTGTTCAACCCGCCGCTCAACGGCCGCGAAGTCCACGACGAAAGCGGTGTCTATCCGCTGGAGGCCGAAACCATCGCCTGA
- the thpD gene encoding ectoine hydroxylase, with protein MSTARDDQYPSRHEDQPRWQERLDPVVYRSDLENAPIAAEMIQRFERDGYLVIPNLFSAEEVALFRAELDRVRQDPAVASSGKTIKEPDSGAIRSVFAIHKDNALFARVAADERIAGIARFILGGDIYVHQSRMNFKPGFSGKEFYWHSDFETWHVEDGMPRMRCLSCSILLTDNAPHNGPLMLMPGSQRHYVRCVGETPENHYEKSLRKQEIGVPDENSLTELASRFGIDCATGPAGSVVFFDCNTMHGSNGNITPSARSNLFYVYNHVDNAVQAPFCQQAPRPAFVAEREDFTPLRIQPQQYL; from the coding sequence ATGAGCACCGCACGAGACGACCAGTATCCATCGCGCCACGAAGACCAGCCCCGCTGGCAGGAGCGCCTGGACCCGGTCGTGTACCGCAGCGACCTGGAGAACGCGCCGATCGCGGCCGAGATGATCCAGCGCTTCGAGCGTGACGGCTATCTGGTCATTCCCAACCTGTTCAGCGCCGAGGAAGTGGCGCTGTTTCGCGCCGAACTCGACCGCGTACGGCAGGACCCGGCCGTCGCCAGCTCCGGCAAGACCATCAAGGAACCCGACAGCGGCGCGATCCGCTCGGTGTTCGCCATCCACAAGGACAACGCGCTGTTCGCCCGCGTCGCGGCGGACGAACGCATTGCCGGCATCGCCCGCTTCATCCTCGGCGGCGACATTTATGTCCATCAGTCGCGGATGAACTTCAAGCCCGGCTTCAGCGGCAAGGAGTTCTACTGGCACTCGGATTTCGAGACCTGGCACGTCGAAGACGGCATGCCGCGCATGCGCTGCCTGTCCTGCTCGATCCTGTTGACCGACAACGCGCCGCACAACGGCCCGCTGATGCTGATGCCCGGTTCGCAACGCCATTACGTGCGCTGCGTCGGTGAAACGCCGGAGAACCACTACGAGAAGTCCCTGCGCAAGCAGGAGATCGGCGTGCCGGACGAAAACAGCCTGACCGAGCTGGCCAGCCGCTTCGGCATCGATTGCGCCACCGGCCCGGCCGGTAGCGTGGTGTTCTTCGACTGCAACACCATGCACGGCTCGAACGGAAATATCACACCCAGCGCACGCAGCAATCTGTTCTACGTGTACAACCACGTGGATAATGCCGTGCAGGCGCCGTTCTGCCAGCAGGCACCCCGCCCGGCCTTCGTTGCCGAGCGCGAGGACTTCACCCCGCTGCGAATTCAGCCGCAACAGTATCTCTGA
- a CDS encoding LysR family transcriptional regulator: protein MRKSLMRMTLRQLQVFNAVCETRSYSRAAEDMALTQPAVSSQIRQLEELVGQPLFEYVGRKLYLTEAAEVLRRASGDIFGRLESLDMQLSDLRGSLQGQLKLAVESSAKYFVPHLFAAFKQQHPDVGLQLTVVNRAQVIKRLTDNRDDLVIMSLMPTEVALEFLPFLNNPIVAVAPPEHPLCSATSLTLQDLTAYPLLIREQGSGTRKACEEYFQQKRAHFAQTVEIASLDALREAAIAGLGVTLLPRHAASLELGHGLLRELPVEELPLYRSWCVAHARGKRLTPVAQAFFAFIRDRRAQISALATRFGGSAPRPAAQ from the coding sequence ATGCGAAAGTCGCTGATGCGCATGACCCTGCGCCAGCTGCAGGTTTTCAACGCGGTCTGCGAGACGCGCTCCTACAGTCGCGCCGCCGAGGACATGGCCCTGACCCAGCCGGCGGTCAGCTCGCAGATCCGCCAGCTCGAAGAGCTGGTCGGCCAGCCGCTGTTCGAATACGTCGGCCGCAAGCTCTACCTCACCGAGGCGGCCGAGGTACTGCGACGCGCCAGCGGCGACATCTTCGGCCGCCTGGAGAGCCTCGACATGCAGCTCTCGGACCTGCGCGGCTCGCTGCAGGGCCAGCTCAAGCTGGCGGTCGAATCGAGCGCCAAGTACTTCGTCCCGCACCTGTTCGCCGCCTTCAAGCAGCAGCACCCGGACGTCGGCCTGCAACTGACCGTGGTCAACCGCGCCCAGGTGATCAAGCGCCTGACCGATAACCGCGACGACCTGGTGATCATGTCGCTGATGCCCACCGAGGTCGCGCTGGAGTTCCTGCCGTTCCTGAACAACCCCATCGTCGCGGTGGCACCGCCGGAACATCCGCTGTGCAGCGCGACCAGCCTCACCCTGCAGGACCTGACGGCCTATCCGCTGCTGATCCGCGAGCAGGGCTCGGGGACGCGCAAGGCATGCGAAGAGTACTTCCAGCAGAAGCGCGCGCATTTCGCCCAGACCGTGGAGATAGCCTCGCTCGACGCGCTGCGCGAGGCGGCCATCGCCGGCCTCGGCGTGACCTTGCTACCGCGCCACGCGGCGAGCCTCGAACTCGGTCACGGCCTGCTGCGTGAACTGCCGGTCGAGGAATTGCCGCTGTACCGCAGCTGGTGCGTGGCGCATGCGCGCGGCAAGCGCCTGACGCCGGTGGCGCAGGCGTTCTTTGCCTTCATCCGCGACCGGCGCGCGCAGATCAGTGCGCTGGCGACACGCTTTGGCGGTTCTGCACCCAGGCCTGCTGCGCAGTAA
- the ectB gene encoding diaminobutyrate--2-oxoglutarate transaminase, with protein MKTFELNESKVRSYCRSFPVIFKQARGAELITQDGKHYIDFLAGAGTLNYGHNHPLLKQALLDYIEQDGVTHGLDMYTAAKERFLETFNRVILEPRGMGSYRMQFTGPTGTNAVEAALKLARKVTGRNNIISFTNGFHGCSIGALAATGNGHHRGGAGTGLTDVSRMPYANYFGDKTNTIGMMDKLLSDPSSGIDKPAAVIVETVQGEGGLNVASTEWMRKLEKLCRKHDMLLIVDDIQAGCGRTGTFFSFEEMGIKPDIVTLSKSLSGYGLPFAMVLLREELDQWKPGEHNGTFRGNNHAFVTAAAAVEHFWQNDEFASSVRAKGKRIADGMQRIIRRHGPDSLFLKGRGMMLGISCPDGDIAAAVCRQAFADGLVVETSGAHSEVVKCLCPLVISEEQIDKALNILDKAFAAVMGEQAANQAS; from the coding sequence ATGAAAACTTTCGAACTCAATGAATCCAAGGTTCGCAGCTACTGCCGTTCCTTCCCGGTCATCTTCAAGCAGGCCCGGGGCGCCGAACTGATCACCCAGGACGGCAAGCACTACATCGATTTCCTCGCCGGTGCCGGCACGCTGAACTACGGGCACAACCACCCGCTGCTCAAGCAGGCGCTGCTCGACTACATCGAGCAGGACGGCGTGACCCACGGCCTGGACATGTACACCGCCGCCAAGGAGCGCTTCCTCGAAACCTTCAACCGCGTGATCCTCGAGCCGCGCGGCATGGGCAGCTACCGCATGCAGTTCACCGGGCCGACCGGCACCAATGCGGTGGAAGCGGCGCTGAAACTGGCGCGCAAGGTCACCGGCCGCAACAACATCATCAGCTTCACCAACGGCTTCCACGGCTGCAGCATCGGCGCACTGGCGGCCACCGGCAACGGCCATCACCGCGGCGGTGCCGGCACCGGCCTGACCGACGTCAGCCGCATGCCCTACGCCAACTATTTCGGCGACAAGACCAACACCATCGGCATGATGGACAAACTCCTGTCCGACCCGTCCAGCGGCATCGACAAGCCGGCGGCGGTGATCGTCGAGACGGTGCAGGGCGAAGGCGGGCTGAACGTCGCCTCGACCGAATGGATGCGCAAGCTGGAAAAGCTCTGCCGCAAGCACGACATGCTGCTGATCGTCGATGACATCCAGGCCGGCTGCGGCCGCACCGGCACCTTCTTCAGCTTCGAGGAAATGGGCATCAAGCCGGACATCGTGACCCTGTCCAAGTCGCTCTCCGGTTACGGCCTGCCGTTCGCCATGGTGCTGCTGCGCGAGGAGCTCGACCAGTGGAAGCCGGGCGAGCACAACGGCACCTTCCGCGGCAACAACCACGCCTTCGTCACCGCTGCCGCTGCGGTCGAGCATTTCTGGCAGAACGATGAGTTCGCCAGCAGTGTGCGCGCCAAGGGCAAGCGCATCGCCGACGGCATGCAGCGCATCATCCGCCGACATGGCCCGGATTCGCTGTTCCTCAAGGGCCGCGGAATGATGCTCGGCATCAGCTGCCCGGATGGCGACATCGCCGCCGCGGTGTGCCGCCAGGCGTTCGCCGACGGCCTGGTGGTCGAGACCAGCGGCGCCCACAGCGAAGTGGTCAAGTGCCTCTGCCCGCTGGTGATCAGTGAGGAGCAGATCGACAAGGCGCTGAACATTCTGGACAAGGCCTTCGCCGCCGTGATGGGCGAGCAGGCCGCCAACCAAGCTTCCTGA
- the ectA gene encoding diaminobutyrate acetyltransferase produces MSFSTVQLRRPTDGDGYNLHQLVARCQPLDTNSVYCNLLQCSDFADTAIAAETSDGQLVGFISGYRPPQRPDTLFVWQVAVDASMRGQGLALRMLLALIGRVAREQGVRYLETTISPDNAASQALFQRAFARLGVEAETRTLFSRQTHFAGKHEDEVLYRAGPFDASRLEEEIKEQA; encoded by the coding sequence TTGAGTTTCTCCACCGTACAGCTCCGTCGCCCAACCGACGGCGACGGTTACAACCTTCATCAGCTGGTGGCGCGCTGCCAGCCCCTCGACACCAACTCGGTGTACTGCAACCTGTTGCAGTGTTCGGACTTCGCCGACACGGCCATCGCCGCCGAGACGTCCGATGGTCAGTTGGTCGGTTTCATCTCCGGTTATCGCCCGCCCCAGCGGCCCGACACCCTGTTCGTCTGGCAGGTCGCGGTCGACGCCTCGATGCGCGGTCAGGGCCTGGCCCTGCGCATGCTGCTCGCGCTGATCGGCCGGGTTGCCCGCGAACAGGGCGTGCGTTACCTGGAAACCACCATCTCGCCGGACAACGCGGCCTCGCAGGCGCTGTTCCAGCGCGCCTTCGCCCGCCTCGGCGTCGAAGCCGAAACGCGCACGCTGTTCTCGCGCCAGACCCATTTCGCTGGCAAGCACGAAGACGAGGTGCTGTATCGCGCCGGTCCTTTCGACGCTTCCCGTCTAGAAGAAGAGATCAAGGAGCAAGCATGA
- a CDS encoding YdcH family protein, which produces MFPEYRELITRLKNQDPHFTRLFDDHNALDQRIKNMEAHIVHGTETEVENLKKEKLRIKDELYAILKQAASA; this is translated from the coding sequence ATGTTTCCCGAATACCGTGAGCTGATCACCCGCCTGAAGAACCAGGACCCGCATTTCACCCGCCTGTTCGACGATCACAACGCGCTCGACCAGCGCATCAAGAACATGGAAGCGCACATCGTCCACGGCACCGAAACCGAGGTCGAGAACCTGAAGAAGGAAAAGCTGCGCATCAAGGACGAGCTGTACGCCATCCTCAAGCAGGCCGCCAGCGCCTGA